The following coding sequences lie in one Stigmatopora nigra isolate UIUO_SnigA chromosome 4, RoL_Snig_1.1, whole genome shotgun sequence genomic window:
- the mrpl1 gene encoding large ribosomal subunit protein uL1m produces the protein MAASARTVWKAVSRCQRQFLSGSVSTIPTNFTSQIKTVAATKEWKKPKKETAAPAPKVKKERVVVDDTGRHKPYGKTAWASLDDVYILRYYPRTIYNAADAVQLLKNFQLLDFTPHVQPVYVNLKLDMKLEKKKKIDQFVSTVHLPHPFNVGLNKVLVFTEDPTQAQVAREGGATFVGGEELIQQILDDKIEADFYISVPEMLQKITPLKNKLRKKFPKSKRGSVGVNIPKMLSLFRMGHEYIVEGDCYVKTQVATLDFPTEHIIANLKTVLADVCTHRPADMGPFIERAMLCSQTSEALWFNSKELLSTIDQENKE, from the exons ATGGCGGCCTCTGCTCGTACGGTATGGAAAG cTGTGAGCAGATGTCAACGCCAGTTCCTTAGCGGCAGTGTTTCCACCATTCCTACTAATTTTACCAGCCAAATTAAGACTGTGGCTGCTACTAA GGAGtggaaaaaacccaaaaaggAAACTGCGGCGCCAGCTCCCAAAGTGAAGAAAGAGCGAGTGGTGGTGGATGACACGGGGCGACACAAACCGTACGGGAAGACGGCATGGGCGTCTTTGGATGACGTCTACATCCTGAGGTACTACCCCAGAACCATCTACAACGCCGCCGATGCTGTCCAGCTCCTCAAGAACTTCCAGTTGTTGGACTTTACTCCCCACGTCCAACCCGTTTACGTGAATCTCAAACTGGACATGAAACTGGAGAAAAAG AAAAAGATCGACCAGTTTGTCAGCACGGTGCATCTTCCGCACCCTTTCAATGTAGGGTTGAACAAAGTTTTGGTTTTTACCGAG GATCCCACTCAAGCGCAGGTAGCTCGAGAAGGCGGAGCCACATTTGTGGGCGGGGAGGAGCTCATCCAGCAG attttagaTGACAAAATCGAGGCCGACTTTTACATATCCGTCCCTGAAATGCTGCAGAAAATTACGCCCCTGAAAAATAAACTGAGGAAGAAGTTTCCCAAGAGCAAGAGAG GTTCGGTCGGCGTCAACATTCCGAAAATGCTGTCGCTTTTCCGAATGGGTCACGAGTACATTGTTGAGGGTGACTGCTACGTCAAGACGCAAGTGGCTACC CTGGACTTTCCAACTGAACATATCATCGCCAACTTGAAAACAGTCTTGGCAGACGTGTGCACTCATCGCCCTGCAGATAtgg gGCCCTTCATTGAACGTGCCATGCTATGCAGTCAAACCAGCGAAGCGCTTTGGTTCAACAGTAAAGAACTCCTATCAACAATAGATCAGGAAAACAAAGAATAG
- the cnot6l gene encoding CCR4-NOT transcription complex subunit 6-like, which produces MPKEKYDPPDPRRCYTIMSTEEAANGKRSQWAELEISGRVRSLSNSLWTLTHLTALHINDNNLTRIPSDIAKLPRLVYLNLSSNKLRSLPAELGNMVSLRELLLNNNLLRVLPFELGKLFQLQTLGLKGNPLSQDILNLYQEPDGTRKLLNYMLDNLAVHPEQLPQRPWITLQERDHTLPTAAFTVMCYNVLCDKYATRQLYGYCPSWALSWEYRKKGIMEEITSCDADIVSLQEVETEQYYALFLETLKPRGYDGYFCPKSRAKLVSEQERKHVDGCAVFFKTDKFTLVQKHTVEFNQVAMANSEGSEVMLNRVMTKDNIGVAVLLEVNNDLFSGGGKTVPERRPLVLIANAHMHWDPEYSDVKLIQTVMFLSELKSIAEKAAGDSDGSFIPVVLCADLNSLPDSGVVEYLSNGGVADNHKDFRELRYHECLSNFSCSNGVTDDNGNNSAGCVTHNFQLKSAYDSHVMPYTNYTYDFKGVIDYIFFSRTHMSALGVMGPLDPNWLSDNNMTGCPHPHVPSDHFSLLAQLEFRAALPSSSISTSPPRHLNGLHLPAVHR; this is translated from the exons ATGCCAAAGGAAAAATATGATCCTCCGGATCCTCGCCGATGTTACACCATCATGTCAACCGAGGAGGCGGCCAATGGGAAGCGCTCTCAATGGGCCGAGCTGGAGATATCTG GGCGAGTGCGCAGTTTGAGCAACTCATTGTGGACGCTAACCCACCTGACAGCGCTACACATCAACGACAACAACCTGACACGCATCCCGTCCGACATCGCCAAGCTGCCTCGTTTGGTCTACCTGAACCTTTCGTCCAATAAGCTTCGCAGTCTGCCTGCCGAGCTCGGCAACATGGTTTCTCTCAG GGAACTACTTTTAAACAACAACCTTTTACGAGTTCTGCCTTTCGAACTTGGGAAGCTTTTCCAGTTACAAACACTGGGACTTAAAG GAAACCCTCTGTCACAAGACATTCTCAACTTGTATCAAGAGCCCGATGGAACTCGAAAGCTTTTAAACTACATGCTCGACAATCTAGCGG TTCACCCGGAACAACTCCCACAAAGACCGTGGATCACACTTCAAGAACGAGACCACACGCTACCCACAG CTGCCTTCACCGTCATGTGCTACAACGTCCTATGCGACAAATACGCCACCCGACAGCTCTACGGCTACTGCCCGTCTTGGGCCCTGAGCTGGGAATACCGCAAAAAGGGCATCATGGAGGAGATCACCAGCTGTGATGCCGATATTGTCAGTCTGCAG GAGGTGGAGACAGAGCAATACTACGCTTTGTTTCTGGAGACGCTCAAACCACGAGGCTACGATGGCTACTTTTGTCCCAAATCCCGAGCCAAGCTGGTTTCCGAGCAGGAGAGGAAGCATGTGGATGGCTGTGCCGTCTTCTTCAAAACTGACAA GTTCACTTTAGTCCAGAAACACACGGTGGAATTCAACCAAGTAGCCATGGCCAACTCTGAAGGTTCCGAGGTGATGCTCAACAGGGTGATGACCAAGGACAACATCGGTGTGGCCGTGCTGTTGGAGGTCAACAACGACTTGTTCTCCGGGG GTGGCAAGACGGTTCCGGAAAGGCGGCCATTGGTGCTGATTGCCAACGCCCACATGCACTGGGATCCCGAATACTCGGACGTCAAGCTGATCCAGACCGTCATGTTCCTTTCCGAGCTGAAGAGCATCGCCGAGAAGGCGGCCGGCGACTCGGATGGCTCTTTTATCCCTGTCGTGCTTTGTGCTGACCTCAACTCGCTGCCTGACTCTG GTGTGGTGGAGTACCTGAGCAACGGAGGCGTGGCTGACAACCACAAAGATTTCCGAGAGCTACGCTACCACGAGTGCCTCAGCAACTTCAGCTGCAGCAACGGCGTCACCGACGACAACGGCAACAACAGCGCCGGTTGCGTCACGCACAATTTCCAGCTCAAGAGCGCCTACGACAGCCACGTCATGCCTTACACCAACTACACCTACGActtcaag GGCGTGATCGATTACATCTTTTTCTCCCGCACGCACATGAGCGCGCTGGGGGTGATGGGGCCGCTTGATCCCAATTGGTTATCCGACAACAACATGACGGGTTGCCCGCACCCCCACGTGCCCTCGGACCATTTTTCACTGCTGGCCCAGCTGGAATTTCGAGCCGCCCTGCCCTCGTCTTCCATCTCCACGTCTCCACCGCGTCACCTTAACGGCCTTCACCTGCCTGCTGTCCACAGGTAG